In Prionailurus bengalensis isolate Pbe53 chromosome D4, Fcat_Pben_1.1_paternal_pri, whole genome shotgun sequence, the DNA window catgatctcaggaaccgagagattgagccctgcaggctctgtgctgacagcaggccctgtaggctctgtgctgacagcacagagcctgcttgggattctctctctctctctctctctctctctctctctctcaaaataaataaataaataaataaacttaaaaaattatatatgaagaTTTTGGTAAAATTCCTGCCACAATGCCTAAGTTTAGGGTAGCTGATTTTTGGTGGCAACTattatactgtttattttttgttctccttttgtttttcacagGTCGGAATTTTAGTATTTCTGAACTTGTTACTATAGGAGTAGTTGCTGCTTTATCACTGGTCGCGGTCATTTTTGCGGGTGCTTCTTGTATGATTCGTGCCAGAAGCAACATGGATGAAGCACATCAGCCTCTTCTCACTGATCAATATCAACACTATgctgaagaatatgaaaaaatgcaCAATCCTAATCAGTCTATGGTCTAATGACAAACGACCAATTTTCTGATACATTAGCATCACAAGAACACCTGGTTGAAACATAACAGATGAAATTACTGTATGTTCTTTTCCTCCATTACTTTCTTTCTTATGCACGCCCATGTTGGAATTAGAGCTCTACATATTATTTGCTAGAGCACAGAAGAGTCGCAGTCTTTTTAATACGTTCTTTTTCCCAACTCTATTTCAAATGGTAGGttgtatgttaacaaactagaatttaaataaaaacttgaaacattaaaaaaattaaaataaaataaaataaaataaaataaaataaaacaaaacaaaacaaaataaaatggtaggTTGGAGGCATATACCCCTGTCCTCTAACCCTAATtcccaaccctaaccctaaccctctgGAGAGGTCTCTGAACTGCAAAACACCAGACACATatactaaccctaaccctgaatCTGAGAATGTGGCCTCCTGAACACATGATAAGAAACGCTGAGAAACAGCCTAGTTAGCCTGGAGAAGACTCCAAACACTTAAGAATTGGTGGGATTTCTGGAAATTGGTGTTGAaggtagagatttaaaaaaagagtaaaggaaaataaaatggtagttTGGACCAACTCTATGATATTTAAGCAGAGAATGTGAAGATTTGGGCGTGTTTTAAAGACCAACTATATGACAATGTAAATAAGCTGTTGTGCTTTGTTtatgtataaagaaaaatcataatagTAAATCTCTGATTAAAATACATCAGTAGGCATCTCTACAATGtgaaaatgcaaacacatttCCGTTCACTGACATCGAACAACAGATATATAGGAAGccacatttattaattaaaatccaTTAGGTGGAGCTACAAATGGGATCCCAATTAAGTTTTTCGGACTAGAATTCCCCTTAGGCACCaaagtttagtttagtttaaggTTTAGTCTGAGGTTCAACGTCGCAAAAAAATCCTGATCTTTGTCACACTCTGTAGAGGTAAAGACTTCACTGTGTTTAAAAAACAGTTGATACTCTATTTGCCACCATGTTCTACCTGTCAGTGGACTGGAAGCCAACAACCCATTCATACATTTCATGTCCCCATTCCTCTTCCAATATCTTAGAGACCCAAAGCAAGGCATAAAGTGGAGAATACGCAATACCGTGCTCTACAAACACCATTCGATTCATCGTGTTTCAAGTAGCCTTCTAGTATCACTTACTGGCctttcatatgttttcaaaataaaataataataataatattatatcatCAGTTGTGTGAGGCTTTCATGACGCAGTGGTGTGAGGCTGTCATTAATTTTTCTTCCGCCTATCTTctaacctaaaatatttttactgtttttgatcTTGGGTTACTGAAATAATATTCCCAACGAAGAACTTGAAAGGCCGGTCACTGGGAACAAACATTTTTGGCAAAATCGgtgaaaagaaatatgaacaatAGTAATTATACACTATAGAAAGTGGGGAGTCTGATATTCCCAACTCAAAAAACAAGATTAAAGTTATGTACACAATTGGTTATGGGTTTCCCCATATTAAGCAATCTTAAGGCTATGAACAcaagaaaaacaggcaaaatgtgTTAGTAAAAGAGAATGCATATAATAATAGTAtctttttaactttcaaataCCATTCCTGAATTGATTTTTGACtaccttttattaaaatattatatactcATTGCTTTTCagatatattataatataatgtaagatttatttaaacattaataaaactaAGTCTGCCACATCATATTTTTGGAGATTTACTAAGTACTCAttgcataaatgtttatttctttactgatatttatttatttatttttatttgagatagtgtacaagtggggcagagggagagagaaacacagagagagagattcttgagcaggctgcacgctcagcatggagcctaatgctGGGTTTGACCctatgaccccgggatcatgatctgagctgaaatcaagagtaggacgctcaaccaattgagccacccagttgccccttgtaaacatttactaagcacacCTAGATTTCAGACATACTCCGAAACTGTGGaattggggaagggaagggaaggaatagaAAACTGAGATGGTCATTTTTGACTTGGCCTTCAAAGAATGCTAATGGATTTACCAAACACAAGAGTAGAGAAGGGCACTCCATGCAGAAATGACAGCAGGGACAAAGTAGCAGAAGTTTAAGTGACATGGAACATTCAAAAACATAAAGTAGGTCAGTGTGGTTAGAGCATAGAGCAATATGGATGCTACATCACCTTTTCATGGAGAGGAGTAGAAAGATAAATCAGGAATAAAATCAGAGTGTCCTCTATGCAATCCTAAGAAATCTGGAGTTCATTCTACAGGTAAGAGGGAGCAGGAAAGACAATAAAGTATGTTTTTACaaagataataatgatgatgtttGTAAATAATGTCTATTAAGAATAATTTGGAATGGTTAAAATAGAAGCTAAGAGACTAGTTAATATCAAATAGTTCGtgggacagaggaggaaaaaaactaATTATAAGAGAACccattatattataaatgtatctTTCATTATTTCTCCCTAAacatgttgctttatttttcttgtactCAAGGACTTCTgtttagtttgtgtgtgtgtgtgtgtgtgtgtgtatacatatatatatgtgtgtgtgtgtgtgtatacatatatatatacacatacatatatatgtatacaataaatatatgcagattttatatacatatttatgtaaatgtatatatattttaggttagtatatatatgtatatatgtatatgtatatatatatatatgtgtgtgtatatatatgtgtgtatgtgtgtgtgtgtgtgtgtatcttgatCAGGTGACCATTACTCTTCCTGTAATATATCATATTATTCACTTCAAATAGTCATTTGCAATCTTGGATATTTTCTACTGCTCTCAGTCCTTTATTTCCCTTATAAAACGTAGTCAATGAAGTTATTATGCACTTACTGGAAAGCATATTTCACACCACTTAAACAGATTCTGTCTTGGTGCATAGACCCCCATTATATGCCAGTGCCACCAACTGAGCTAAGCATTATAGTCTCAACAGAGTAAGAATGCCCAATTGAACATTCCTATACAATCAAAAATGTAAAGCTATTGTTTTTGTGCCCCTCTGAAGTTACATACTGTCTTCATTCCCAGAAGCAAATTTCAGACACAGTGCCTACTGACAGCTACGTGTAATCTTTAAAATTGGATGCAGGGGAAAAGAtttggacttttaaaatatctgtttcaAGATTAGGTTATAAGACAGTTGTGCTAAGTTCAGCCCATGAGTACACagctattttatgtattttgtccTTAGCCTaatcaaaatttttattaacCAACCAACCGATGGAACATCATGTTGGGCTGAGAGAGCtaatatgaaatagaaaaagaacaacaacaaaaaataaatatattaacaaacCAAGAACAGGACCTGATATAAAAgagatacaattttaaaaggaaaagtgcaAAATCcggtacttcttttttttttttttcaacatttatttatttttgggacagagagagacagagcatgaacgggggaggggcagagagagagggagacacagaatcgttaacaggctccaggctctgagccatcagcccagagcctgacgcggggctcgaactcccggaccgcgagatcgtgagctggctgaagtcggacgcttaaccgactgcgccacccaggcacccctaaaatccgGTACTTCTAAAGCACAAGTGCAAAATTAAAGGATGAAGGAAGACAGGAACTGTCAGGATTCCTTGCAAAATAACCAGGAGCTTTTAGTGTATTTCAAATTCAATAGAAACCAATAGGGCAATGAGACCAAAATAGGGACAAAATGCTATGCTATGAAAGTGGGGGAAAGTAGTGTGCAGATATTGATATATTGTACTTCAttaatacagaaacagaaatctgTAGTGTTAAGAATCACATCTGGAGTATTTATTTAACTTTAGAGCAACTGTTTAAGGGAAACATTGACACACTGTTGCTTATTCACCTTCCATGTGATACAATGATACGATTACAGGCCTAAGAGAGAAACTTTGAAGTCACACTTAAATTCTACCAACTATCTCAATCTTCATATCCAATTAATTACTAATTTTGTTAATACAGTCAATATGCATTGACCACTGTAAACTGAGCACTAAACCCATGATCTATAGTAGTGATTCTCAATTGGAAGGCTATTTACCCCCAGGAGTTCTTTGGGGCTGGGATTGCTACTGGTATCTATTGGGTCAACCCAGGGGTGCTGCAAAACATCATACATTGCCAACACGTTGAAAAATTAACCAATCCCAGTGTCAATAGTACTGAGGTCAAGAAAATGTGATCTAGAACTACAAGGATAAACAAGTTTCACAGTGTCCCTGACTTCGTAGAGCTTAGTACCTAATGGGAAAGAAGGACAAAACCAATGTACTTTGTTAGGAATACATTATTtcctcacaaaataaatttaaaaggtacAGAGTTCAAGGTAGTTAAGCACAATGGTACTTTCAAGGACTCAAGCTCTTtctatctttttcccattctttttaatgagaagttctttttaatgagagttctttttaatgagaagattagagaaaaaattaagaaatacaggCGCCATTTCCTACGATTTtgtcacaacaacaaaaaagctcaATGGTACCTTCTTCACGGTTTGGAGTGTGTGGTAGCAATGCATCAAGCTCAGCTCATTTCCAAGATTCCCCATATCTTGAAGGAGATGTATGATGCAGATCTGTTGGAAGAAGAAGTCATCATCAGCTGGTCAGAAAAGGCATCTAAGAAATATGTTTCAAAAGACCTTGCCAAAGAGATTCGTGTCAAAGCGGAACCATTTATAAAATGGttgaaggaagcagaggaggaatCTTCTGGTGGTGAAGAAGATGATGAAGATGAGAATATTGAGGTGGTGTATTCGAAGACTGCCAGTGTACCTAAAGTTGAAGCTGTGAAGTCTGACAACAAGGATGATGACATTGATATTGATGCCATTTAAAGGGGTGGGTGCAGCCCAGCTTAACAGTGTAATGCTGCAAATCTTTCTGCATCATCAGCCAGAAGTGCAACATGTATGTGCAAAAGCTAAAATGGCTTAACATCATGCTACACTTTCTACTAAAAATGTATTGCTGTGAGTGGTCTGTAATTAAGCCCAACAAGACATCTAGGGAGTCCATACACCTATCAGTGAGCAGATATAGTTTGCTTATTTATagcatgtttctttttgaaaaattagtgGTGGACACATTTAGATCACATttatacagttaaaaaataaagatttgattttggtcattcttaaaaaaaaaattttttttatgtggtctccatcattttatttatactgTTGGGGCTGCAATATGGATGTTACATCACCAGGTTTTGTATCTACTCCACACggaaattttccatttgttcaaaaGTGGATATCCACCCAAGAATTCTGCCTATATCTCATTAGAAGTTTATTACATGGAAAGGGAGTATAGAAAATTAacggttttttttgtttttaaagtttatttatgtattttgagagagagagaatggatgtgtgaaggagaggagagagagagagagggagagaaaaccccaagcaggctctgcattgtcagtgcagggttccaactcacgaaccttgagattataacctgagccaaaatcaagagttggacactcaaccaactgagccatctaggaactcctctttttttttggggggggggtgttgtttgtttgtttttgttgttgttgtttgttagcTGGTTACTATCCTGAATAAAGTCAGAATTCTAATAGTAAGGGATAAGAGAGAATATATTTGGGATTGTGGCAACTTGGAGTATTGCCACAACAAATAAACGAgcaaaaaatcaagacaaaaattATAGCAGTATGAAAGAAACACACAGTGTGTTttccttataaaaacaaaataaaacaaaatgaaaacaaacaaacaaacaaaaacctccgGTGGAAGCtatttaatttaaacaaatgaattGGAAGATTAGCTGAATAAGTGAAGTCGAGCTGAATGATAGGACAAGAACACTGCTGGAAAAGTTAACCAAACAGGGCTAGGATAAAAGCTATGTCCTCATTATCCACAGTGGAATGTCAAAACATGTtcctctaatattttttaaaaattagaaatagaaactttaaCATACTATTTAGAAATATGGAGGCAAAAACAGAAGCAGCAACTTAAGATGCAAATTATTATATCCAGAAAGTGTGAGTTGCGTGGGGCATGGATTGGGGCAGCAGAGCACCTTTGTGGTTCTTCGTGAATCTTGACTTTTTGAAAGGagg includes these proteins:
- the LOC122475159 gene encoding eukaryotic translation initiation factor 5-like, translated to MRVLFNEKIREKIKKYRRHFLRFCHNNKKAQWYLLHGLECVVAMHQAQLISKIPHILKEMYDADLLEEEVIISWSEKASKKYVSKDLAKEIRVKAEPFIKWLKEAEEESSGGEEDDEDENIEVVYSKTASVPKVEAVKSDNKDDDIDIDAI